From Helicoverpa armigera isolate CAAS_96S chromosome 17, ASM3070526v1, whole genome shotgun sequence, one genomic window encodes:
- the LOC110370358 gene encoding uncharacterized protein LOC110370358, whose protein sequence is MNLDESAGCSSSKGQENGDASNGSERPLKKARFAWQVKGKYHLKNETSGQPKTSTTESIDPPAVAGSSGSGSSNNIGTEQNLERLGDYLMKQDFNTLDSVMADPDNSHLNPSATDNFQYPRYVSSRVEALPRHILQTDYNYNDDDEMESVPMSLVPSQCYTEDQCIARWQARQMAKGVVDNTINRVLDTWVHVPVPPEDNSTRTLALDVADFINNLPSDNSVENEGILMAISAHGLQNPDFDEFRESPTDEQFNNIELCLSPFNSDDENPVNRNHTCHLGTSSADLEMPWSYSDDQKDDFAMIPGAASLSYQFLAENLRNQNNMEIEDDNNDESFDYLNENQNNSDEASDDATDEATDAAAEGDNHCDFLDAAVLYAIQSRGLTTFGSDYG, encoded by the exons ATGAACTTAGACGAATCTGCTGGATGTTCGTCGAGTAAAGGACAAGAAAATGGCGACGCATCGAATGGTTCCGAGCGCCCACTCAAGAAAGCACGTTTTGCGTGGCAAGTTAAAGGGAAATATCACCTAAAGAATGAAACAAGTGGGCAACCAAAAACATCTACTACAGAATCTATCGATCCACCTGCCGTAGCTGGTTCTTCAGGCAGTGGAAGTAGTAACAACATAGGTACAGAACAAAACCTAGAGAGACTGGGTGATTACTTAATGAAACAAGACTTCAATACTTTAGACTCTGTTATGGCAGATCCTGACAATTCTCATCTCAACCCAAGTGCAACTGATAATTTTCAATACCCAAGATATGTAAGCTCTCGAGTTGAAGCACTGCCAAGACATATTCTGCAGactgattataattataatgatgatgatgaaatggaGTCAGTTCCTATGTCATTGGTTCCATCACAGTGTTATACAGAAGATCAATGCATAGCAAGATGGCAGGCCAGACAG ATGGCAAAAGGAGTTGTTGACAACACTATAAACCGTGTTTTGGATACCTGGGTACATGTCCCAGTGCCGCCAGAAGATAACAGCACCAGGACCCTGGCTCTTGATGTAGCAGATTTTATTAACAACCTCCCTTCAGACAACAGTGTTGAAAATGAAGGGATACTTATGGCTATTTCCGCACATGGGTTACAAAACCCAGACTTTGATGAATTCCGTGAATCTCCGACAGATGAACAGTTTAACAATATTGAATTATGTTTATCTCCTTTTAACTCAGATGATGAAAACCCAGTCAATCGTAATCACACATGTCATCTTGGTACTTCTTCAGCTGACTTAGAAATGCCATGGTCATATTCAGATGACCAGAAAGATGACTTTGCAATGATTCCGGGTGCTGCCAGTTTGTCATATCAATTTCTTGCTGAGAATCTCCGTAACCAAAACAACATGGAAATCGAGGATGACAACAATGATGAATCATTTGACTATCTCAATGAGAATCAAAATAATTCTGATGAGGCATCTGATGATGCTACTGATGAAGCCACTGACGCTGCTGCTGAGGGTGACAATCATTGTGATTTCTTAGATGCAGCAGTTCTATATGCCATTCAGAGTAGAGGATTAACCACGTTTGGAAGCGATTATGGCTAA
- the LOC110370357 gene encoding protein pygopus — MSHNLAGMPSYRLPGPGLGPPDFKPPMDTPTPPAPAPSNPKKRRKTSNANNALTPPQPPPTAQDLLPPPLTGYGDTIVASNPFDDSPSTVSHNGPMMSQNGSMMSQNGPMGMMGPMHSMGGPPMRLMSPHGMNPMNQQMPPRGGISPMGNMSPMGHMGGMSPMGGPNMSMSNHSMGPGMGPTSRSMGSPMSPMNSMPMGSPMSSGPMGSPMNMGSMAGSHMSNSPMGPPMHSPLGAGSMNGPMNGPMGGGGPGMNVPRMNGPMGPSCSNGSMGPSNSIMSSNPMQGGGMGPGHCGPMRHGSPMPSGMGSGPMGGNGPMTSMGPGPPYSSSHMGHGGPMGMGGNGSMGMGPGPGNMGNCGPLAGMSGMAMGGPGGQGVGPMGQSMGMFGPKPMPVSAGKVYPPDQPMVFNPQNPNAPPIYPCGVCHKEVHDNDQAILCESGCNFWFHRGCTGLTEPAFQLLTAEVYAEWVCDKCLHSKNIPLVKFKP; from the exons ATGAGTCACAATCTGGCTGGAATGCCATCCTACAGGCTGCCAGGCCCAGGACTAGGGCCTCCAGACTTCAAGCCTCCGATGGACACGCCGACACCGCCGGCGCCAGCACCAAGCAACCCTAAAAAGAGAAGGAAAACTTCAAATGCTAATAATGCATTAACACCCCCTCAACCTCCTCCCACGGCACAAGATCTTCTGCCTCCTCCTCTAACAGGATATGGAGACACTATTGTTGCTTCAAACCCCTTTGATGACTCTCCTTCCACCGTATCACATAATGGCCCCATGATGAGTCAGAATGGATCAATGATGAGTCAAAATGGTCCAATGGGAATGATGGGGCCAATGCATAGTATGGGTGGCCCACCAATGAGACTCATGAGCCCGCATGGAATGAACCCCATGAACCAGCAAATGCCTCCTAGAGGTGGAATCAGTCCGATGGGTAATATGAGTCCTATGGGACATATGGGTGGTATGTCACCTATGGGAGGCCCCAATATGAGTATGAGTAACCACAGTATGGGGCCAGGAATGGGCCCAACGTCTAGGTCAATGGGCAGTCCAATGAGTCCCATGAATTCTATGCCAATGGGTTCACCAATGTCATCTGGGCCTATGGGAAGCCCTATGAATATGGGGTCAATGGCAGGCAGTCACATGAGCAATAGTCCTATGGGGCCACCAATGCACAGTCCTCTCGGGGCTGGATCTATGAATGGACCAATGAATGGTCCCATGGGTGGTGGAGGACCAGGCATGAATGTCCCACGCATGAACGGACCAATGGGGCCTAGTTGCTCTAATGGTTCAATGGGACCTAGTAATTCAATAATGTCTTCTAATCCAATGCAAGGTGGTGGTATGGGACCTGGGCACTGTGGACCCATGAGACATGGAAGTCCAATGCCCTCAGGCATGGGAAGTGGACCAATGGGTGGCAATGGTCCAATGACATCTATGGGCCCAGGTCCCCCTTATTCTAGCAGTCATATGGGTCACGGAGGACCTATGGGTATGGGAGGAAATGGATCTATGGGAATGGGTCCTGGACCAGGAAATATGGGAAATTGTGGACCACTTGCTGGAATGAGTGGTATGGCAATGGGTGGTCCGGGAGGGCAAGGAGTCGGTCCAATGGGCCAGAGCATGGGTATGTTTGGACCTAAGCCTATGCCAGTGAGTGCTGGTAAAGTGTACCCACCTGACCAACCTATGGTGTTTAACCCTCAAAACCCTAATGCTCCACCCATATATCCATGTGGAGTTTGTCACAAAGAAGTACATGACAATGATCAAGCTATATTGTGTGAATCTGGATGCAACTTCTGGTTTCATAG GGGCTGCACAGGCCTAACGGAGCCAGCATTCCAGTTGCTGACGGCAGAAGTGTATGCGGAATGGGTGTGTGACAAGTGCCTGCACTCCAAGAATATACCTCTGGTGAAGTTCAAACCATAG